A genomic window from Pyruvatibacter sp. includes:
- a CDS encoding SRPBCC family protein, with protein MPSIQIEKTIKSTPEKVFDVVAHLDVFALAVPSIRAAECLTDIERGVGCQYRVARLIAGRERSTIFEVVEYEPIEMVRIMSEAGGATWDATFDIYKKGKSTQLVWTLDGKPQTLKARMAAPLVMGGIERVLAPDLDAVKIYCERG; from the coding sequence ATGCCCTCCATCCAGATCGAAAAAACCATCAAGAGCACGCCTGAGAAGGTGTTTGATGTGGTGGCGCATCTGGATGTCTTTGCCCTCGCCGTTCCCTCCATCCGTGCGGCAGAATGCCTGACCGATATTGAGCGCGGCGTCGGCTGCCAGTATCGGGTGGCCCGCCTGATCGCCGGACGTGAGCGGTCGACGATTTTTGAGGTCGTTGAATACGAGCCCATCGAAATGGTGCGCATCATGTCGGAGGCGGGAGGCGCCACGTGGGACGCAACCTTCGACATTTACAAAAAAGGCAAGAGCACGCAGCTTGTCTGGACCCTCGACGGCAAACCACAGACGCTCAAGGCGCGCATGGCAGCACCATTGGTGATGGGCGGCATTGAGCGCGTGCTGGCGCCGGACCTGGATGCAGTCAAAATCTACTGTGAACGGGGCTGA
- a CDS encoding AtpZ/AtpI family protein: MDDKQDFDRRLDEARKRRVNNGPENRQTAFGQAFRLSSEMVAGVLVGGFIGWTLDNWLGTEPWLLLVFFFFGIAAGILNAVRAANEMNKQSSDKNED, from the coding sequence ATGGACGACAAACAGGATTTCGACCGCCGCCTCGACGAAGCACGCAAGCGGCGGGTGAACAACGGACCGGAAAACCGCCAAACGGCATTCGGTCAGGCCTTTCGCCTCTCAAGTGAGATGGTGGCGGGGGTTCTGGTCGGCGGGTTTATCGGGTGGACATTGGATAACTGGCTGGGCACTGAGCCCTGGCTGCTGCTGGTGTTCTTCTTTTTTGGTATTGCTGCAGGCATTCTCAATGCCGTTCGCGCTGCCAACGAGATGAACAAACAGTCGAGCGACAAAAACGAAGACTAG
- a CDS encoding F0F1 ATP synthase subunit A, giving the protein MAAPAEPGAFPVDPMHQYEIVRLLPIELFGFDASFTNSAMWMVAAITAISVFMIFSVSSRALVPGRWQSMAELSYEFVANMLRQNTGNEGQPFFPFVFSLFMFILFANMFGLLPYSFTVTSHIIVTFAMAIFVIGGITLLGLYKHGLGWFRLFVPSGVPIILLPLITIIEMISYLTRPLSLSVRLFANMLAGHTMLKVFAGFAIMLGAWGGWAPLAFMVAFTGLEVLVAFLQAYVFAILTCIYLNDALHVHH; this is encoded by the coding sequence ATGGCTGCTCCAGCTGAACCGGGCGCGTTTCCAGTAGATCCCATGCACCAGTACGAGATCGTGCGGCTGTTGCCGATCGAGCTGTTTGGCTTTGATGCGTCATTCACCAATTCCGCCATGTGGATGGTCGCGGCGATTACGGCGATTTCGGTCTTCATGATTTTCTCGGTCTCGTCGCGCGCGCTGGTTCCCGGCCGCTGGCAGTCGATGGCCGAACTCTCCTACGAGTTTGTGGCTAACATGCTGCGGCAGAACACCGGCAACGAAGGCCAGCCGTTCTTCCCGTTTGTTTTCTCGCTGTTCATGTTCATTTTGTTTGCCAACATGTTTGGCCTGCTGCCCTACTCGTTCACGGTGACGAGCCACATCATTGTCACCTTTGCGATGGCGATTTTTGTGATTGGCGGCATCACGCTTCTGGGACTGTACAAGCACGGGCTTGGCTGGTTCCGGCTGTTCGTGCCGTCCGGTGTGCCGATCATTCTGCTGCCGCTCATCACCATCATTGAAATGATTTCCTATCTCACCCGGCCTTTGAGCCTTTCGGTCCGGCTGTTCGCCAACATGCTGGCGGGCCACACCATGCTCAAGGTGTTTGCCGGGTTTGCCATCATGCTCGGCGCCTGGGGCGGCTGGGCACCTCTCGCCTTTATGGTGGCGTTCACGGGGCTGGAAGTGCTGGTGGCATTTCTGCAGGCCTATGTGTTTGCCATTCTCACCTGCATCTACCTCAACGATGCGCTGCACGTTCATCACTGA
- a CDS encoding F0F1 ATP synthase subunit C yields the protein MEAEAAKYIGAGIACIALAGAGLGIGNIFGNYLAGALRNPAAAQGQFPNLLLGFALAEATGLFGLVVAMMLLFVV from the coding sequence ATGGAAGCGGAAGCTGCAAAATACATTGGTGCCGGTATTGCCTGCATCGCCCTTGCCGGTGCCGGTCTTGGTATTGGTAACATCTTCGGTAACTACCTTGCCGGCGCTCTGCGCAACCCGGCAGCGGCCCAGGGCCAGTTCCCCAACCTTCTGCTCGGCTTTGCCCTTGCTGAAGCCACGGGTCTGTTCGGCCTCGTTGTCGCAATGATGCTGCTGTTCGTGGTCTAA